The Chryseobacterium sp. JV274 sequence TTCTTTATTCCGAAAATGATTGCGGATATCACTCCAGGACATATCTCTATTGAGTATGGTTTCCACGGACCTAATTACACTACCGTATCTGCATGTGCATCTTCAGCAAATGCTATAATTGATTCCAAAATGCTGATCCAATTGGGAAAAGCAGACGTGATTGTGTGCGGAGGCTCTGAAGCAGCCGTTACAGCAAGTGGTGTCGGTGGATTTAATGCAATGATGGCACTTTCGACAAGAAATGATGATCCTAAAACAGCTTCAAGACCTTTTGACAAAGACAGAGATGGATTTGTATTAGGTGAAGGGGCAGGATGTATTATTCTTGAAGAATATGAGCACGCTGTAAAACGTGGTGCTACAATTTACGCAGAATTATTAGGAGGAGGTCTAAGTGCTGATGCACATCACATGACTGCTCCTCACCCTGAAGGCCTTGGTGCTTATCTGGTAATGAAGAGTTGCCTGGAAGATGCAGGTTTAACTGCTGATGAAGTAGATCATATCAATATGCATGGTACTTCTACTCCATTAGGAGACATCGCAGAATCCAATGCAATCTCAAGATTATTAGGCGAGCATGCTTACGACATTCAGATTAATTCTACAAAATCAATGACAGGCCACCTTCTTGGTGCTGCAGGTGTTATTGAAGCTATCGCTGCATTGGGAACTATTATTCATGGTACTGTTCCTCCTACCATCAACCATTTTACTGATGATGAAAATATTGACAGCAGACTAAACTTTACGTTTAGCACAGCTGTGAAGAAAGATGTAAAAGTAGCCATGAGCAATACTTTTGGATTTGGCGGGCATAACGCTTGCGTTCTATTTAAGAAAATCTAAATTCAATGAATGGAGTTACAGAAATACTTTTCTAAATTCCTTCTCAAAAAAAGAAAAAGACAATTAACGGAGAGAGAGTATTTTCTCAGTACCGAGCTTAAAAAAGTGTTAGGTACAGAGGTACAGAATATAGCTCTTTACCGCGAAGCTTTTTCTTTGAAAAATTCTTCTAAAAATCAAGACAGCAACTACGAAAGGCTTGAATTTTTGGGAGATTCTGTTTTGGGTACAATTATTTCTTGTCATTTGTTCCAGACCTATCCTCAGGCTAATGAGGGATATCTGACCCAAATGAAATCTAAGATTGTTAATAGGAAAAACCTCAATAAATTAGGCGAAGACCTTAAGCTTACCAACCTTTTGCAAAAGCAAAACAGTTCTTCTGCTTTGGGCGAGAATATCTCCGGAAATTTATTCGAAGCCCTAATTGGTGCCGTTTATTTAGACTTCCATTATGATACCTGTAAAAGGATTATTTTGGAAAAATTGCTGACCCCTTCTGAAATCAATAAGCTTGAAAACAAAATTGTAAGCTATAAAGGTCTACTGCTCGAATGGAGCCAAAAGAAGAAGGTCAATATAAAATACGAAACCTGCGAAGAAATACAAGCTAATAAATCTGTGGTATTCCGATGTCACGTGTGGCTGGGTGAAGGAAAAATTGCTAATGCAACAGAAACTTCCAAGAAAAAAGCAGAGGAAAAGGCAGCACAAAGGGCATTTTATATTTTAAATAAAAAAGAAAATATACTTGGAAATTCAAAAACTTTATGATCTTGATGATATAGAATTTGAAGATATTACCATAGGATTGGTAAGATTAGCAAAAGATGTACCTGCTCATGAGTTTTTTTACAAAATAAATCAAGCCAACAATCTCAGCTTTTCACGAAAAAAAGATCTTGTCTTTCATGGAGGATATTATGATTATTTTTTTCCACGATTTGAGGCCTATCACAAGTTTTCCAGGACCTGTTTTACCTTTATTTCAAATAAATCTTCTGAAAGTAAGCAAAAAAAAGTTCAGACAGAACTCTTTACAGAAGAAGAAAACATTAAATTTTTATTAAATAATCAGGTAGATGTGGAATATATTCTGCATAGTTCGGAACAGTTTCCTGATTTTTCCGTAATTTTGCTCCCTGAAAATCTTGTGTTTCCAATTCAAGATTATACACTGAGTTCTGATGAAGAACTTTATCAAATTATCCAGTATTATGAATAAGTATTTAAAGAAGACAAAAATTATCGCAACACTAGGGCCTGCTTCGTCATCGAAGGAGGTAATGTTAGATTTAATGAAAGCGGGTGTTGATATTTTCAGAATAAATTTTTCCCATGCAGATTACGACTTAGTTCGAAACAATATTGAAATAATTAGAGAGCTAAACAGCGAGTATGGTTATTCAGTAGGAATCCTGGGAGATCTTCAAGGGCCAAAGCTGAGAGTGGGAGTTGTAAAGGAAGGATCTTACCTGAATCCAGGTGATATTCTTACTTTTACCAATGAAAAGATGGAGGGAGATTCCACTAAGGTGTATATGACTTACCAACAGTTTCCACAAGATGTAAAAGTAGGAGAAAGAATCCTTATTGATGATGGAAAACTAATGCTGGAAGTTATCGAAACCAATGAAATAGATACTGTAAAAGCAAAAACCATTCAAGGAGGTCCGTTAAGTTCTAAAAAAGGAGTGAACCTACCTAATACGAAT is a genomic window containing:
- a CDS encoding IPExxxVDY family protein, whose translation is MEIQKLYDLDDIEFEDITIGLVRLAKDVPAHEFFYKINQANNLSFSRKKDLVFHGGYYDYFFPRFEAYHKFSRTCFTFISNKSSESKQKKVQTELFTEEENIKFLLNNQVDVEYILHSSEQFPDFSVILLPENLVFPIQDYTLSSDEELYQIIQYYE
- the rnc gene encoding ribonuclease III, translated to MELQKYFSKFLLKKRKRQLTEREYFLSTELKKVLGTEVQNIALYREAFSLKNSSKNQDSNYERLEFLGDSVLGTIISCHLFQTYPQANEGYLTQMKSKIVNRKNLNKLGEDLKLTNLLQKQNSSSALGENISGNLFEALIGAVYLDFHYDTCKRIILEKLLTPSEINKLENKIVSYKGLLLEWSQKKKVNIKYETCEEIQANKSVVFRCHVWLGEGKIANATETSKKKAEEKAAQRAFYILNKKENILGNSKTL
- the fabF gene encoding beta-ketoacyl-ACP synthase II, coding for MELKRVVVTGFGAITPIGNNAKEYWENLVKGESGAAPITLFDATNFKTKFACEVKNFDPLQHFDKKESKKMDRNTQLGLVAAREAVAHSGIIEDNVDKNRVGVIWGSGIGGLETFETEVLGWANTEIPRFNPFFIPKMIADITPGHISIEYGFHGPNYTTVSACASSANAIIDSKMLIQLGKADVIVCGGSEAAVTASGVGGFNAMMALSTRNDDPKTASRPFDKDRDGFVLGEGAGCIILEEYEHAVKRGATIYAELLGGGLSADAHHMTAPHPEGLGAYLVMKSCLEDAGLTADEVDHINMHGTSTPLGDIAESNAISRLLGEHAYDIQINSTKSMTGHLLGAAGVIEAIAALGTIIHGTVPPTINHFTDDENIDSRLNFTFSTAVKKDVKVAMSNTFGFGGHNACVLFKKI